GACCGGTCTCCGAGTCCAAATGTCCGCTCCTGAAGAAGTGAGGCTGAGATGACCGGCAACGAGCATAGCGCAATTGAGACTTACGAGTGCGACGTGCTCGTGGCCGGATCGGGTTGCTCCGGCATGTCGGCCGCGATCACCGCGGCCTCTCGCGGCCTGAAAGTGCTGATCGTCGAGAAGGAGCCGCGCTTCGGCGGCACCACCGCCCGCTCCGGCGGGTGGCTGTGGATCCCCGGCACGTCGCTGGCGAAGGCCTACGGCATCGCCGAAACGCCGGAACAGGCCCGCACCTATCTGCGGCATGAGGCCGGCAACAATTACGACGCCGCGCGCGTCGATGCATTCCTCAGCGCCGGTCCCGAGGCCGTGGATTTCTTCACCAGCAAGACGGCGCTGCGTTTCGACATGCCGCTGGTGTTTCCCGACTATCACGCAGAAGCGCCCGGAGGCGCGCAAGGCGGCCGCTCCATGGTGACGCGCCCGTTCGACGGCCGCGAACTTGGCGACCTCGTCAAGACGCTGGGCATGCCGCTGCCCGAGCTCACCGTGTTCGGCATGATGCTGGGAAGCGGCAAGGAGATCATCCATTTCATGCGGGTGACGAAGTCGCTGACCTCGGCGGCTTACGTGGCCAAGCGCCTGTCGCGGCATCTGATGGACGTGCTGCGCTACGGCCGCGGCATGACGTTGACAAACGGCAATGCGCTCGCCGGGCGCCTGGCGAAATCCGCGCTGGACCTCAAGATTCCGATGTGGCTGTCCTCGCCGGTGCGCGAGTTGACGGTCGAGAACGGCGCGGTGACCGGCGCCATCGTCTCGCGCGAGGGACGCGAGGTGCGCGTCCGCACGCGGCAGGGCGTCGTGCTGGCCTGCGGCGGCTTCCCGCACGACGTCGAACGGCGCAGAAAAATGTTTCCGCACGCGCCGACCGGCAACGAGCATTTCTCGCCGGGGCCATCAGGCAATACCGGCGATGGATTGCGCCTGGCGGAATCCGCCGGCGGGCATGTCGAGGATCGCCTGCCGAACGCGGCCGCCTGGGTGCCGGTGTCGCTGACCACGCGCAAGGACGGTTCGAAGGGCGTGATGCCGCATTTCATCGACCGCGCCAAGCCCGGCGTGATCGCCGTGATGCGCGACGGCCGGCGCTTTGCCAATGAGGGCAATTCCTATCACGACTTCGTTCAGGCCATGATCAAGGCATCGAAACCCGGCGAGGAGATCGCCGCCTATCTCGTCTGCGATCACCCAAC
The sequence above is drawn from the Bradyrhizobium amphicarpaeae genome and encodes:
- a CDS encoding FAD-dependent oxidoreductase, giving the protein MTGNEHSAIETYECDVLVAGSGCSGMSAAITAASRGLKVLIVEKEPRFGGTTARSGGWLWIPGTSLAKAYGIAETPEQARTYLRHEAGNNYDAARVDAFLSAGPEAVDFFTSKTALRFDMPLVFPDYHAEAPGGAQGGRSMVTRPFDGRELGDLVKTLGMPLPELTVFGMMLGSGKEIIHFMRVTKSLTSAAYVAKRLSRHLMDVLRYGRGMTLTNGNALAGRLAKSALDLKIPMWLSSPVRELTVENGAVTGAIVSREGREVRVRTRQGVVLACGGFPHDVERRRKMFPHAPTGNEHFSPGPSGNTGDGLRLAESAGGHVEDRLPNAAAWVPVSLTTRKDGSKGVMPHFIDRAKPGVIAVMRDGRRFANEGNSYHDFVQAMIKASKPGEEIAAYLVCDHPTLRKYGLGCVPPFPMPLGHHLKTGYLMRGDTLEALAAKAGIDANAFVETVRQFNTTAPLGHDAAFGKGSKAYNRYQGDAMHGPNPCIAPIENGPFYAIKMVVGDLGTYAGIVTDENARALDAEGRVIPGLYAAGNDMASIMGGNYPGAGITLGPALTFGYIAGRHLADSAAKRDAA